From a single Nymphaea colorata isolate Beijing-Zhang1983 chromosome 4, ASM883128v2, whole genome shotgun sequence genomic region:
- the LOC116253507 gene encoding classical arabinogalactan protein 9-like, which yields MAPKSDMLVLAVSLALLASAMAQSPAPAPITSTASPPSATPPPATPPPPVASPPPATSPSQVPSPAPSVTPPPSPPAPSIALPPASPAPASGAPAPTPGGPAPTLGSPASSPTATASPSPATPVSNPDNSGAFAPFASKAVLVLAGGFMLLV from the coding sequence ATGGCCCCGAAGAGTGACATGCTTGTGCTAGCCGTTTCACTGGCATTGCTAGCGTCTGCCATGGCTCAGTCCCCTGCCCCTGCACCAATTACATCCACTGCAAGCCCACCTTCTGCTACACCTCCGCCTGCTACACCACCGCCACCAGTAGCATCACCACCCCCAGCCACATCTCCTTCTCAGGTCCCATCACCAGCGCCGTCAGTTACACCACCACCTTCACCTCCTGCTCCCAGCATTGCACTTCCACCAGCCTCCCCAGCACCTGCATCGGGAGCTCCAGCACCCACTCCAGGTGGCCCTGCCCCTACCCTTGGCTCACCTGCATCCTCTCCTACGGCCACGGCTTCACCTTCTCCGGCGACGCCTGTATCGAACCCCGACAATTCTGGTGCCTTCGCACCATTTGCAAGCAAAGCAGTGCTGGTTCTAGCAGGAGGGTTCATGCTACTTGTCTAA
- the LOC116252133 gene encoding uncharacterized protein LOC116252133 isoform X2 codes for MEGSRGLVLENPFSFKVGQVFTGFGVGCGIGIGVGRPINLGGIPMVGQVMSATRGATDAVSGVGVHVNSALRRLGMKNIEAGVGCGVGIGHGFGVGIALKPGVINQIQSRFEQMIAKMMKSAGGIPGFSAGQNLASQALQSNMGYLGGQTRSGNVLQMVSGAAENVEQSSVGQTGNLSKASLGGHISKVISNYQDNSSFQDEIGNLSKASLGGNTSKVVSNYQDNSLFQDDKELPLNELLLKHQRLIEELTEENEKLRQVLIQELNISPEKFQGSKNRAVELHTTCNNCFECRRRRRRSSR; via the exons ATGGAGGGTTCAAGAGGCTTGGTGTTGGAGAATCCTTTCAGTTTCAAAGTGGGCCAGGTTTTCACAGGCTTCGGCGTTGGCTGCGGGATTGGTATCGGAGTTGGGCGTCCCATAAACTTAG GTGGAATTCCAATGGTTGGCCAAGTAATGAGCGCCACGAGGGGTGCAACTGATGCCGTTTCTGGCGTTGGTGTTCATGTGAACAGCGCT TTGAGAAGGTTGGGAATGAAGAACATTGAAGCTGGCGTGGGCTGTGGAGTTGGCATTGGTCATGGTTTTGGTGTTG GCATTGCTTTGAAGCCTGGAGTGATCAATCAGATTCAATCTCGTTTTGAG CAAATGATTGCTAAGATGATGAAGAGTGCAGGAGGTATTCCTGGATTTTCTGCGGGCCAAAACCTTGCCTCACAAGCATTGCAGAGCAATATGGGTTATCTAGGAGGTCAAACTCGAAGCGGAAATGTCTTACAGATGGTTTCTGGAGCTGCAGAAAATGTAGAACAAAGTTCAGTTGGCCAGACAGGCAATCTCTCCAAAGCTTCTCTTGGTGGTCACATTAGCAAAGTCATCAGCAATTATCAAGataattcttcttttcaagaTGAGATAGGCAATCTATCGAAAGCTTCTCTTGGTGGTAATACTAGCAAAGTCGTCAGCAATTATCAAGATAATTCTCTTTTCCAAGATGATAAGGAATTGCCGCTCAATGAATTG TTATTGAAGCACCAAAGACTCATTGAAGAACTCACTGAAGAGAATGAGAAGCTGCGCCAAGTTCTGATCCAAGAGCTTAATATTTCACCAGAAAAGTTCCAGGGAAGCAAAAATAGAGCAGTGGAACTTCATACCACCTGTAACAACTGCTTTGAATGCCGGAGACGACGGCGGAGGTCCAGCAGATGA
- the LOC116252133 gene encoding uncharacterized protein LOC116252133 isoform X1: MEGSRGLVLENPFSFKVGQVFTGFGVGCGIGIGVGRPINLGGIPMVGQVMSATRGATDAVSGVGVHVNSALRRLGMKNIEAGVGCGVGIGHGFGVGIALKPGVINQIQSRFEQMIAKMMKSAGGIPGFSAGQNLASQALQSNMGYLGGQTRSGNVLQMVSGAAENVEQSSVGQTGNLSKASLGGHISKVISNYQDNSSFQDEIGNLSKASLGGNTSKVVSNYQDNSLFQDDKELPLNELASKLQLENNAFQVLLKHQRLIEELTEENEKLRQVLIQELNISPEKFQGSKNRAVELHTTCNNCFECRRRRRRSSR, encoded by the exons ATGGAGGGTTCAAGAGGCTTGGTGTTGGAGAATCCTTTCAGTTTCAAAGTGGGCCAGGTTTTCACAGGCTTCGGCGTTGGCTGCGGGATTGGTATCGGAGTTGGGCGTCCCATAAACTTAG GTGGAATTCCAATGGTTGGCCAAGTAATGAGCGCCACGAGGGGTGCAACTGATGCCGTTTCTGGCGTTGGTGTTCATGTGAACAGCGCT TTGAGAAGGTTGGGAATGAAGAACATTGAAGCTGGCGTGGGCTGTGGAGTTGGCATTGGTCATGGTTTTGGTGTTG GCATTGCTTTGAAGCCTGGAGTGATCAATCAGATTCAATCTCGTTTTGAG CAAATGATTGCTAAGATGATGAAGAGTGCAGGAGGTATTCCTGGATTTTCTGCGGGCCAAAACCTTGCCTCACAAGCATTGCAGAGCAATATGGGTTATCTAGGAGGTCAAACTCGAAGCGGAAATGTCTTACAGATGGTTTCTGGAGCTGCAGAAAATGTAGAACAAAGTTCAGTTGGCCAGACAGGCAATCTCTCCAAAGCTTCTCTTGGTGGTCACATTAGCAAAGTCATCAGCAATTATCAAGataattcttcttttcaagaTGAGATAGGCAATCTATCGAAAGCTTCTCTTGGTGGTAATACTAGCAAAGTCGTCAGCAATTATCAAGATAATTCTCTTTTCCAAGATGATAAGGAATTGCCGCTCAATGAATTG GCAAGTAAATTACAGTTAGAGAACAATGCCTTTCAAGTG TTATTGAAGCACCAAAGACTCATTGAAGAACTCACTGAAGAGAATGAGAAGCTGCGCCAAGTTCTGATCCAAGAGCTTAATATTTCACCAGAAAAGTTCCAGGGAAGCAAAAATAGAGCAGTGGAACTTCATACCACCTGTAACAACTGCTTTGAATGCCGGAGACGACGGCGGAGGTCCAGCAGATGA
- the LOC116253007 gene encoding uncharacterized protein LOC116253007, with product MAGDLQMQAMQTVVPAKATEPGLRHLIDLSGRSSRELFTEHISIIFYYKQMWEPDKDALILGGWIKESLTNALPDLPVLAGRVDAEDHYAVKCNDAGIRLVSAQANCRLKDWQEGVANNKNMEAQLAYWKDVDHDHPQNSPLCYVQVTNFQGEEFSIGISCSLLVADPLILTNFVKTWSEHHLKLAPKSNDPSKLPLFYRPIIRKSILSNVLNAPCGYPHYETVVFKLSAANMKRLSMVVQDGRCVTGHVDPLEVLASLCYDKAKQNYAGEASAAFSLFSSKDKRSKKVSLCLTAEDSEGLSKEQSDISKGLTATNWDALSPYEVDFQGNSKPVRVSYLIEPFHGEGVVIIMGSNDDSASDRFIGVTVPQNKI from the exons ATGGCAGGAGATCTGCAGATGCAAGCAATGCAAACAGTTGTGCCGGCTAAGGCAACTGAGCCCGGGCTAAGGCACCTGATCGATCTCAGTGGCAGGAGCAGCAGGGAGCTGTTCACAGAGCACATAAGCATCATCTTCTATTACAAACAAATGTGGGAGCCAGACAAGGATGCATTGATTCTAGGAGGTTGGATCAAGGAGTCCCTTACCAATGCACTGCCTGACTTGCCTGTTCTCGCTGGTCGGGTTGATGCCGAGGACCACTACGCTGTGAAGTGCAACGATGCAGGAATTAGGCTTGTGTCTGCGCAGGCAAACTGCAGGCTGAAGGACTGGCAAGAGGGTGTGGCCAATAACAAGAATATGGAAGCACAACTTGCTTACTGGAAGGATGTGGACCATGATCATCCTCAGAACTCCCCACTGTGTTATGTTCAG GTGACCAATTTCCAAGGAGAAGAATTCTCAATTGGGATTAGCTGCAGCCTCCTCGTTGCAGACCCCTTAATCCTCACAAACTTCGTCAAAACTTGGTCAGAGCATCACCTAAAGCTTGCTCCTAAGAGCAATGATCCCTCAAAACTTCCACTGTTTTACCGGCCAATCATAAGGAAGTCTATTCTCTCCAACGTGCTTAATGCTCCATGCGGTTATCCTCATTATGAAACTGTAGTTTTTAAGCTGTCTGCTGCAAACATGAAGAGACTATCTATGGTTGTGCAAGATGGCAGATGTGTAACTGGCCATGTTGATCCTTTGGAGGTTCTTGCTTCTTTATGTTATGATAAAGCTAAGCAGAATTATGCAGGTGAAGCATCAGCAGCGTTCTCATTATTCAGCTCTAAAGACAAGAGAAGTAAAAAAGTCAGCTTGTGCCTAACTGCTGAGGATTCTGAAGGCTTATCCAAGGAACAGAGCGACATCAGTAAGGGGTTGACAGCCACCAATTGGGATGCCTTAAGCCCTTATGAAGTAGATTTTCAGGGGAACAGCAAACCAGTGCGTGTCTCATATCTGATAGAGCCTTTTCATGGTGAAGGGGTTGTTATCATCATGGGTAGCAACGATGACAGTGCTTCTGATAGGTTCATTGGTGTCACTGTTCCCCAAAACAAGATTTAG
- the LOC116253246 gene encoding protein INAPERTURATE POLLEN1, which produces MRTGENRKANSCVFKDFYLEWLQDLKALLPLLQQAIDSAVKLLNFEVPVTHTRFKAMTSSPTEALTTHVQMLHQHFQAYFNALDHAAQQDVTQVLCPEWHNSIETPFLWLGSWHPAVFSNLLRAFISKYNNMTHGSVSCMSSFTRSDQKKQQFSFAWTHPSPELFEHMEQIDRGLRLMIPAILSRMRDVQISFVGRIGCDWVTSISSSGGEGTVQEMVTDIATEKLEELTSIFVDANRQRGSILAEIIGALDIYQSALYLEGLAKFIIGFRSPELVHDMEHSKLPVSPH; this is translated from the exons ATGAGAACAG GTGAAAACAGGAAAGCAAACTCATGCGTCTTCAAGGACTTTTACTTAGAATGGCTCCAGGACCTCAAAGCCCTCCTTCCTCTGCTACAGCAGGCCATAGATTCTGCTGTAAAACTTCTCAACTTTGAGGTACCAGTCACACACACTCGCTTCAAAGCAATGACATCGTCACCAACCGAAGCACTCACAACACATGTCCAAATGCTTCATCAACACTTCCAGGCCTACTTCAATGCCCTTGACCATGCTGCCCAGCAGGATGTCACCCAGGTTCTCTGCCCTGAGTGGCATAATTCCATTGAGACACCATTTCTCTGGCTCGGAAGTTGGCACCCAGCTGTCTTTTCTAATCTTCTCCGTGCATTTATATCTAAATATAACAACATGACCCATGGTTCTGTCAGCTGCATGAGCAGTTTCACACGAAGTGACCAAAAAAAGCAACAATTTAGTTTTGCTTGGACTCATCCTTCACCAGAACTCTTCGAGCACATGGAACAGATTGACCGGGGACTGCGGCTCATGATCCCAGCAATCTTGTCACGGATGAGGGATGTGCAAATCAGCTTTGTTGGACGCATAGGGTGTGACTGGGTGACCAGTATTAGCAGCAGCGGTGGAGAAGGAACTGTGCAGGAAATGGTTACAGATATCGCTACAGAGAAGCTGGAGGAACTGACTAGCATTTTCGTTGATGCCAATAGACAAAGGGGGAGCATCCTGGCCGAGATCATTGGTGCACTAGACATTTACCAATCAGCTCTCTATCTAGAAGGCCTGGCAAAGTTTATCATTGGGTTCAGAAGCCCAGAACTGGTTCATGACATGGAACACTCTAAGCTCCCTGTTTCCCCACATTGA